In the Flavobacteriales bacterium genome, CATCACGATAAGCCAGCCTCGCACGCATGGTCCGGTCATGACCGTGGGGATATACCCAAAGATATCCGGGCTCACCGAGACGCTGCCTATGGTTGAAAAAGAACCGTCCGGTCAGCGGCCCTCTGAGAACATCATTCAGGGCACTTGCGCCTTCGCTTCGGCGACGGCGTGCTTCGCAGGGGTCCTTCAAGCCGATGCTTCGTTGCAGGAGGGCTTACAGAGCGCCTGACCACGCTCGGTTCAAGCGCCGACCCCTGTTCGAGAAATAATGCGGGCTCGCCTCCGAACACATGTTGAGATGGCCTTTCGGCAACCGCATCCGCAGATCCAAGATCGCGCCTCCGCCAGATGGAACACGTACACCTTAACGCAACAACTGCAGCGATCCCTGCTGGCTGTGCCGCTCACCTATATAACTGTCCACGTCCAGGATGTAGAAATAGGTGCCCTCCGGGACCGGCTCACCACTGAACCCGCTGCGTCCGTTCCATTCCACGTGCGCCGCGCTGCCCAGGTATACGCGCTGCCCCCACCGGTTGAAGACCTCGAAGGTCAGCGTACCGCCCCAAGGCGCGTCCAGCACCACCGCATCGTTGACCCCGTCCCCATTGGGGCTGAAGACGTTCGGCACGATGAGGTCGCACAGGTCGAAGTTCACCTGCACGGAACCGCTGGTCCTGCAGCCGTCGCTCCCGATCGCCTGCATGCTGTAGGTCCCCGGAACGCTCACCAGCAGGCTGTCCCCTTCGGGGCCGTGGGCCCAGGTGATCTCGTTGAAGCCAGGTCCCAGCACGATCCACACCGGGGTGCCCGAACAGCCTGTGATCGGGGCGAAGTCGATGATGCTGCCGGGGATCACCACCAGTTCACCGGAAGCTGCAGGTCCTGTGCATCCGTTCGCGGTGAGCACACACGTGTACAGGCCAGCGTCCTCGATGGCCACGGGATCGATCAGGATGCCGGGCCCGGTCGCGGATCCCCCCGGGGTCGTCCATCCATAGGTGGCGCCGGCCGGACCCGAAGCGTTCAGCACGGCGGTCTCCCCGGCACAGAAGACCCACGGCGTGTCCAGCACCGCTGAAGGCGGAACGCTCAGCGCCTGAACCGATACGGGCACCGGGGCCGTTGTGCAACCGCCCTCCTGCTGTCCCACATACACCACGAGGCCACCGCTCGGGACGGTGACCATGAGGGAGGGGCCGGTGCCCAGCACCTGCTGGCCCGAAGCATCCGCGTACCAGGTGAGCACGCCGGAGCCTTGCGCCAGGAGGTCGACGACATCGCCCGGGCAGGCCGCCGTATCCGCCGCGCCCACCGGATCCGTGATGGTCGCGGCCTCCACCACCACCGTATCGGACGCGGCCGAGCATCCACCCGCATCGAAGACCACGGCCGACCAACTGCCGGGCTGGCTCACCCAGATGGTCTCACCGATGAGACCTCCGGGCCACCACACCGCACCACCACCCAAGGGGACCACCGCGAGCTGCACGCTGTCGCCAGGGCAGAGCGTGAACGGACCCGGTGTGAGCACTTGCGCCACGGGCGGCACCCCGCTGATCTCCACCTGCAGAATGGTCGTGATGCCGCACGAGGTGACCTCCACGCTGTAGAGGCCGGGCTGATGGACCACCTGCAGCGGATCGTTCCCGCTCAAGGGCGCCCCCCAGGTGATGCTGTTCACGGCGTCCGCGGCCACCTGTAGAAGCACGCTGTCCGCGGGACCGCATAGCGTGGAGTCCGGATGCAGGTTGAGGAAGGGGGGGGCATAGGGGAAGACCTCCGCCGGGGGCGATTGGACCGCACATCCCTGGTCCGTCATCACATCACAGTAGTAAAGCCCGGGATCGGTCGCATAGGTGATCATGGTGGTGTCCGGAAGCGCGCCGTTGGGGCCGAACCAGCTGTACACCCCGGGCACGGTGCCGATGAGCGTCACCCCACTGTCCGGACAGAGCACTTCAGGCACCACAAGGATCTCCGGCAAGGGAGGGCCATCGAGGAACACATCGGCGTAGGCCTGGCTCGGGCATCCGTTGCTGTCCACGGCCGTCACCTGCACCGCGTAGTACCCGAGCTGCGACACCTGCGCACTGTCCTGATCGATCGCCAGGAATTGCTGGCCGATCCACAACCAATCGAAGCAGGTGGGGCAATCGGCCACCAGCCACGCCGACTGGCCCGGGCAGAGGAAGGGCGGTGCCGTCAGGGTCAGTTGAGGTGGCCCCGGATCGGCGAAGGTGAGGTGGATGCTGTCGGTGAACAGGAACGCCAGGGTGTCCGGGCACGGATAGTTCGTGACGAACACGCTGGTGTGCAGCACGAACCAACCGTTCTGCTGCGGTGGGAAGAGCCCGGTGCTCACATCCGTGGTATCCAACAGCTCCAACTGCAGGAAACCGAGCGTGGACAAGGTGTAGTTCAGCGTTGGATCGAAGGGGAACGGTTGGCCGTTCTCCGTCCATGTGAAGTTCAGCCCGAGGTCGAGCAGCCCGATCCCGCAGAGCACCAGGCTGTCGTTGCCGTCCAGGTCCTGCGGGAACTCGTGCTGCAGGTCCAGCACCAACGCCGGCAGCGGATCGTAGGCCACAACGACCACGTTCACGGAGTTCTCCGCCTCGCACCCGTTCGGCAGCTCCACATGAAAGGTCCACATGCCTGCCGTATCGGTGACGAAGGATTGCTGCTGGATCACCGTGTCCCCATCGGTCCAGTAGCTGAACGGGCCGCCCGTGTAGTTGTCGCAGGTCAGCGTCACGCTGTCCCCCGGACACAGCTCAACGTCGTTATCGGCAGGAAAGGCCGTTATGTTGTACCCCTTGGAATCCGTGATCAATGGGACATCCGGGAAGACCAG is a window encoding:
- a CDS encoding gliding motility-associated C-terminal domain-containing protein, translating into MRRIQRVLIICALCGLHIRSGAQTHWSRTIASPSVEHVADVVVAPNGDLFVTGEFSGAATLGGQTLLAAGSTDAFIARLDPNGVPIWVQQAGGPGLDRGLRLALGANGRLVVVGQFMATAEFQGSLLSSQGGSVDLFVASLDAATGQQQWVTAGGGFTGYDRPAGVSVAPNGDVIVVGEFRESFTFNGTTIQSTIDPNTLLPGTDVFIAAMTAAGTPLWTKQGVAPADDAATAVVHDAAGAAYVLGQFSDTIAFDQSYLNTWDDAIFLLKVDGAGQDLWFRRCGGAAVNRGADLRWRAGDGLFLLGELQGVMSFEDGSPDQVTELDPESYFILRADAQGQFIGAASRGSQSDVEPVRLALSADTIAAYGTFTCQFTDLAQAYGSGVFLAVGAPDLFIARHRVGDLSFIDAQQFGGAGEKRAGGIVAQPDGELVFSGSFDQVLVIPGDSTFDASLTSPAGLVVSPQSPGYCGDIHYDLYAGEASAGLLDGFITRGFVSGRSPYDIWERVGGGCDRSAGSLCVGDFDPLYARMTDTCFTAHTQCGPFWLGIDTTFSVTVDDLDGSYDIGPPVQFQWSTGSTTDSTFVGASGPVSLSVSFSNGCFTLGETVFAEVLVFPDVPLITDSKGYNITAFPADNDVELCPGDSVTLTCDNYTGGPFSYWTDGDTVIQQQSFVTDTAGMWTFHVELPNGCEAENSVNVVVVAYDPLPALVLDLQHEFPQDLDGNDSLVLCGIGLLDLGLNFTWTENGQPFPFDPTLNYTLSTLGFLQLELLDTTDVSTGLFPPQQNGWFVLHTSVFVTNYPCPDTLAFLFTDSIHLTFADPGPPQLTLTAPPFLCPGQSAWLVADCPTCFDWLWIGQQFLAIDQDSAQVSQLGYYAVQVTAVDSNGCPSQAYADVFLDGPPLPEILVVPEVLCPDSGVTLIGTVPGVYSWFGPNGALPDTTMITYATDPGLYYCDVMTDQGCAVQSPPAEVFPYAPPFLNLHPDSTLCGPADSVLLQVAADAVNSITWGAPLSGNDPLQVVHQPGLYSVEVTSCGITTILQVEISGVPPVAQVLTPGPFTLCPGDSVQLAVVPLGGGAVWWPGGLIGETIWVSQPGSWSAVVFDAGGCSAASDTVVVEAATITDPVGAADTAACPGDVVDLLAQGSGVLTWYADASGQQVLGTGPSLMVTVPSGGLVVYVGQQEGGCTTAPVPVSVQALSVPPSAVLDTPWVFCAGETAVLNASGPAGATYGWTTPGGSATGPGILIDPVAIEDAGLYTCVLTANGCTGPAASGELVVIPGSIIDFAPITGCSGTPVWIVLGPGFNEITWAHGPEGDSLLVSVPGTYSMQAIGSDGCRTSGSVQVNFDLCDLIVPNVFSPNGDGVNDAVVLDAPWGGTLTFEVFNRWGQRVYLGSAAHVEWNGRSGFSGEPVPEGTYFYILDVDSYIGERHSQQGSLQLLR